Proteins encoded by one window of Vitis vinifera cultivar Pinot Noir 40024 chromosome 10, ASM3070453v1:
- the LOC100253116 gene encoding uncharacterized protein LOC100253116 isoform X1 yields MLCRTLQKPMETVSCSVLHPLPFFDTCSYNKHFQFLKTQLSFLPTFSTNLHFPRKNFPHFNGLTAFRSLPPHNNPNPSQELAILLEVEGVIVDVYWMGNRNAFNTAFRKLGLDCANWPEPVYLDLLRKSAGDEERMLILFFNKIGWPTSVPTSEQKTFMQNVLREKKNALDDLLVSKGLPLRPGVEDFIDDAYNEGIPLLVLTPCCESEDKVRRFIADKLGPERISKVKIVGNEEVEQSSYGQIILGIGKGLLSGVDEQLAKEAIKAVSAEKQRIAEEVASILKLKVEIGSGLHENLPKTIAALHAGSEYAGVPVNNCVLITGSQSGVAGAERVGMPYVVLHSREPKIEFSEESEPTHHPDIPNFTAYTTEQFREGNICNDLFICMRYNINLNHGKHTDLM; encoded by the exons ATGCTTTGCAGAACTCTACAGAAACCCATGGAAACCGTTTCATGTTCAGTTCTTCATCCtcttccatttttcgatacttgctcTTACAACAAACACTTCCAATTCCTCAAAACCCAACTCTCTTTTCTCCCCACTTTCTCCACTAACTTGCATTTTCCCCGGAAAAATTTCCCGCACTTCAATGGCTTAACTGCTTTCAGATCACTCCCACCCCATAACAACCCAAACCCATCTCAAGAACTCGCTATTCTCCTCGAGGTTGAGGG GGTCATTGTGGATGTATATTGGATGGGCAACCGCAATGCCTTCAACACAG CATTCCGGAAGCTTGGCCTGGACTGTGCAAATTGGCCAGAACCTGTCTATCTAGATCTTTTAAG GAAGAGTGCTGGTGACGAGGAGAGGATGTTGATACTGTTCTTCAATAAG ATTGGTTGGCCAACTTCAGTACCCACTAGTGAGCAGAAAACATTCATGCAAAATGTTTTGCGGGAAAAG AAAAATGCATTGGATGATCTATTGGTGTCAAAAGGCTTACCTTTACGACCTGGAGTAGAAGA TTTTATTGATGATGCATATAATGAAGGAATACCTTTGCTCGTTCTTACACCCTGCTGTGAAAGTGAGGATAAAGTAAGAAG atttattgCTGACAAGCTTGGCCCAGAAAGGATTTCAAAGGTAAAGATAGTTGGGAATGAGGAGGTAGAACAAAGTTCTTATGGTCAAATCATCCTAGGTATCGGTAAAGGACTGTTGTCAGGTGTGGATGAGCAACTAGCAAAGGAAGCAATTAAAGCAG TTTCCGCTGAGAAACAGAGGATAGCAGAGGAGGTTGCATCCATTTTAAAGTTGAAGGTTGAGATTGGTAGTGGCTTACATGAAAA TTTACCGAAGACTATTGCTGCATTGCATGCGGGATCGGAGTATGCAGGGGTACCTGTCAACAATTGTGTACTTATAACTGGAAGCCAATCTGGGGTGGCTGGAGCTGAGAGAGTAGGCATGCCATATGTTGTTCTTCATAGCAG GGAACCCAAAATTGAATTCTCAGAAGAGTCAGAACCTACACATCATCCAGATATTCCTAATTTTACAGCATATACAACAGAGCAATTCAGAGAAGGAAATATTtgtaatgatttatttatttgtatgagatataacataaatttaaacCATGGTAAGCATACAGATTTGATGTGA
- the LOC100253116 gene encoding CBBY-like protein isoform X3: protein MLCRTLQKPMETVSCSVLHPLPFFDTCSYNKHFQFLKTQLSFLPTFSTNLHFPRKNFPHFNGLTAFRSLPPHNNPNPSQELAILLEVEGVIVDVYWMGNRNAFNTAFRKLGLDCANWPEPVYLDLLRKSAGDEERMLILFFNKIGWPTSVPTSEQKTFMQNVLREKKNALDDLLVSKGLPLRPGVEDFIDDAYNEGIPLLVLTPCCESEDKVRSLPKTIAALHAGSEYAGVPVNNCVLITGSQSGVAGAERVGMPYVVLHSREPKIEFSEESEPTHHPDIPNFTAYTTEQFREGNICNDLFICMRYNINLNHGKHTDLM, encoded by the exons ATGCTTTGCAGAACTCTACAGAAACCCATGGAAACCGTTTCATGTTCAGTTCTTCATCCtcttccatttttcgatacttgctcTTACAACAAACACTTCCAATTCCTCAAAACCCAACTCTCTTTTCTCCCCACTTTCTCCACTAACTTGCATTTTCCCCGGAAAAATTTCCCGCACTTCAATGGCTTAACTGCTTTCAGATCACTCCCACCCCATAACAACCCAAACCCATCTCAAGAACTCGCTATTCTCCTCGAGGTTGAGGG GGTCATTGTGGATGTATATTGGATGGGCAACCGCAATGCCTTCAACACAG CATTCCGGAAGCTTGGCCTGGACTGTGCAAATTGGCCAGAACCTGTCTATCTAGATCTTTTAAG GAAGAGTGCTGGTGACGAGGAGAGGATGTTGATACTGTTCTTCAATAAG ATTGGTTGGCCAACTTCAGTACCCACTAGTGAGCAGAAAACATTCATGCAAAATGTTTTGCGGGAAAAG AAAAATGCATTGGATGATCTATTGGTGTCAAAAGGCTTACCTTTACGACCTGGAGTAGAAGA TTTTATTGATGATGCATATAATGAAGGAATACCTTTGCTCGTTCTTACACCCTGCTGTGAAAGTGAGGATAAAGTAAGAAG TTTACCGAAGACTATTGCTGCATTGCATGCGGGATCGGAGTATGCAGGGGTACCTGTCAACAATTGTGTACTTATAACTGGAAGCCAATCTGGGGTGGCTGGAGCTGAGAGAGTAGGCATGCCATATGTTGTTCTTCATAGCAG GGAACCCAAAATTGAATTCTCAGAAGAGTCAGAACCTACACATCATCCAGATATTCCTAATTTTACAGCATATACAACAGAGCAATTCAGAGAAGGAAATATTtgtaatgatttatttatttgtatgagatataacataaatttaaacCATGGTAAGCATACAGATTTGATGTGA
- the LOC100253116 gene encoding uncharacterized protein LOC100253116 isoform X2 — MLCRTLQKPMETVSCSVLHPLPFFDTCSYNKHFQFLKTQLSFLPTFSTNLHFPRKNFPHFNGLTAFRSLPPHNNPNPSQELAILLEVEGVIVDVYWMGNRNAFNTAFRKLGLDCANWPEPVYLDLLRKSAGDEERMLILFFNKIGWPTSVPTSEQKTFMQNVLREKKNALDDLLVSKGLPLRPGVEDFIDDAYNEGIPLLVLTPCCESEDKVRRFIADKLGPERISKVKIVGNEEVEQSSYGQIILGIGKGLLSGVDEQLAKEAIKAVSAEKQRIAEEVASILKLKVEIGSGLHENLPKTIAALHAGSEYAGVPVNNCVLITGSQSGVAGAERVGMPYVVLHSRASQAEFPSASAVLDGFGGADLTISKLRKKLRS; from the exons ATGCTTTGCAGAACTCTACAGAAACCCATGGAAACCGTTTCATGTTCAGTTCTTCATCCtcttccatttttcgatacttgctcTTACAACAAACACTTCCAATTCCTCAAAACCCAACTCTCTTTTCTCCCCACTTTCTCCACTAACTTGCATTTTCCCCGGAAAAATTTCCCGCACTTCAATGGCTTAACTGCTTTCAGATCACTCCCACCCCATAACAACCCAAACCCATCTCAAGAACTCGCTATTCTCCTCGAGGTTGAGGG GGTCATTGTGGATGTATATTGGATGGGCAACCGCAATGCCTTCAACACAG CATTCCGGAAGCTTGGCCTGGACTGTGCAAATTGGCCAGAACCTGTCTATCTAGATCTTTTAAG GAAGAGTGCTGGTGACGAGGAGAGGATGTTGATACTGTTCTTCAATAAG ATTGGTTGGCCAACTTCAGTACCCACTAGTGAGCAGAAAACATTCATGCAAAATGTTTTGCGGGAAAAG AAAAATGCATTGGATGATCTATTGGTGTCAAAAGGCTTACCTTTACGACCTGGAGTAGAAGA TTTTATTGATGATGCATATAATGAAGGAATACCTTTGCTCGTTCTTACACCCTGCTGTGAAAGTGAGGATAAAGTAAGAAG atttattgCTGACAAGCTTGGCCCAGAAAGGATTTCAAAGGTAAAGATAGTTGGGAATGAGGAGGTAGAACAAAGTTCTTATGGTCAAATCATCCTAGGTATCGGTAAAGGACTGTTGTCAGGTGTGGATGAGCAACTAGCAAAGGAAGCAATTAAAGCAG TTTCCGCTGAGAAACAGAGGATAGCAGAGGAGGTTGCATCCATTTTAAAGTTGAAGGTTGAGATTGGTAGTGGCTTACATGAAAA TTTACCGAAGACTATTGCTGCATTGCATGCGGGATCGGAGTATGCAGGGGTACCTGTCAACAATTGTGTACTTATAACTGGAAGCCAATCTGGGGTGGCTGGAGCTGAGAGAGTAGGCATGCCATATGTTGTTCTTCATAGCAG AGCTTCTCAAGCTGAGTTCCCTTCAGCTAGTGCTGTACTGGATGGTTTTGGAGGTGCTGACTTGACGATATCTAAACTAAGAAAGAAGCTAAGATCTTGA
- the LOC100253116 gene encoding CBBY-like protein isoform X4, translating to MLCRTLQKPMETVSCSVLHPLPFFDTCSYNKHFQFLKTQLSFLPTFSTNLHFPRKNFPHFNGLTAFRSLPPHNNPNPSQELAILLEVEGVIVDVYWMGNRNAFNTAFRKLGLDCANWPEPVYLDLLRKSAGDEERMLILFFNKIGWPTSVPTSEQKTFMQNVLREKKNALDDLLVSKGLPLRPGVEDFIDDAYNEGIPLLVLTPCCESEDKVRSLPKTIAALHAGSEYAGVPVNNCVLITGSQSGVAGAERVGMPYVVLHSRASQAEFPSASAVLDGFGGADLTISKLRKKLRS from the exons ATGCTTTGCAGAACTCTACAGAAACCCATGGAAACCGTTTCATGTTCAGTTCTTCATCCtcttccatttttcgatacttgctcTTACAACAAACACTTCCAATTCCTCAAAACCCAACTCTCTTTTCTCCCCACTTTCTCCACTAACTTGCATTTTCCCCGGAAAAATTTCCCGCACTTCAATGGCTTAACTGCTTTCAGATCACTCCCACCCCATAACAACCCAAACCCATCTCAAGAACTCGCTATTCTCCTCGAGGTTGAGGG GGTCATTGTGGATGTATATTGGATGGGCAACCGCAATGCCTTCAACACAG CATTCCGGAAGCTTGGCCTGGACTGTGCAAATTGGCCAGAACCTGTCTATCTAGATCTTTTAAG GAAGAGTGCTGGTGACGAGGAGAGGATGTTGATACTGTTCTTCAATAAG ATTGGTTGGCCAACTTCAGTACCCACTAGTGAGCAGAAAACATTCATGCAAAATGTTTTGCGGGAAAAG AAAAATGCATTGGATGATCTATTGGTGTCAAAAGGCTTACCTTTACGACCTGGAGTAGAAGA TTTTATTGATGATGCATATAATGAAGGAATACCTTTGCTCGTTCTTACACCCTGCTGTGAAAGTGAGGATAAAGTAAGAAG TTTACCGAAGACTATTGCTGCATTGCATGCGGGATCGGAGTATGCAGGGGTACCTGTCAACAATTGTGTACTTATAACTGGAAGCCAATCTGGGGTGGCTGGAGCTGAGAGAGTAGGCATGCCATATGTTGTTCTTCATAGCAG AGCTTCTCAAGCTGAGTTCCCTTCAGCTAGTGCTGTACTGGATGGTTTTGGAGGTGCTGACTTGACGATATCTAAACTAAGAAAGAAGCTAAGATCTTGA